A genomic stretch from Pseudobacteriovorax antillogorgiicola includes:
- a CDS encoding helix-turn-helix domain-containing protein has protein sequence MILAEKVVSLRKKAGWSQEDLAERLDVSRQSVSKWESSNSTPDPNKIILLADIFEVSTDYLLRDKQEVSHPSQSSKKNEATQLHLEQASNYVNYKVSASWLVSKGVSLCVVSPIGLFSCLAMYEMGYFDSSRNTAVMAGLVFLLLMIAASISFFYQNEPVRRRNPPS, from the coding sequence CTGGCAGAAAAGGTCGTTTCGCTAAGGAAGAAGGCTGGCTGGTCGCAGGAGGACCTGGCCGAAAGACTCGATGTCTCGCGTCAATCAGTCTCAAAATGGGAGAGTTCGAACAGTACCCCTGACCCGAATAAGATTATCTTGCTGGCAGATATCTTCGAGGTTTCGACCGACTACCTATTAAGAGATAAGCAGGAGGTTTCGCATCCCTCCCAGTCCAGCAAGAAGAATGAGGCCACTCAGTTACACCTTGAACAAGCCTCGAACTACGTCAATTACAAGGTTAGTGCCTCATGGCTTGTATCTAAAGGAGTCTCTTTGTGCGTCGTCTCACCAATAGGACTTTTCTCATGTCTTGCTATGTATGAAATGGGCTACTTCGACTCCTCACGAAATACGGCTGTAATGGCTGGCCTTGTATTCTTGCTTCTTATGATTGCCGCAAGCATCAGTTTTTTTTATCAGAACGAACCAGTTCGAAGACGAAACCCTCCCTCTTGA